CTAGTGCTTTTGATGATAACCCATTTGCTAGCAGGTCTCAAATGGCTGATATAAATCAGCATCACTCATTTGAGCAAGGGAGCAGTGACTTCCGTGATGTGAGAACAAAAAGGCAGGAAAGCAGAACTGAAGCAGATTTTGTAACTAAACTGCATGGTGATAGTGATGTGAACACTGAAGACAATTATGACTTTGGTGATGCAAGTACAGATAGAAAATCTAGACAAGCTTCCTCTTCTCACCTCATTTCTCCGAGTGATGATCGCAATGATAGTTTGAATCTGAGTGGCTGGGGAAGGGTCAGTGAAGATGTGGAAGATCGGTTTGTCACTGGTGAAGGGAACACCATGGAAACAAGTTCTTATAAAGATACTTCCGTTGTATTTGATAATTATGGATCAGAGGATGATGATTATAAATTTGAGTTTGATGAAAAACCCAATACAGTATTCTTCCCATCTCCGGATAGCAAGTCACATACTGATTCATTAGAAAAGAGAAATTCTTGGAGCCATGGACAAGATATTAATGAGGAAGTGCCAATTTATAGTTCACAGTCAAAAGAAGACATGTTGCCTGTCACTTTTGATGATTACGATGACTCGGATTCAGATAGTGAGGTGAATTCGGTCAATTCTAAGGTTCCCGGGAATTTTGGTTATGTAAATTCTGGTGTTGATCACAGTACAAAGCTTGGGGCTTTAGAGGGGTCTTCATCAAGAACTGATAAGACTGCAGGTTCTGACAGAAATCCTAGGTTATTATCACCATCTTCATTTGGTTCGGATACTCTGGAAGAGCATTTTGAGAGAAAGGTGGATATTGCTAGTGTTTCAGGAAAGAACTTTGGCAACAATGACTCACCAACCAGTCAGCCATCTTCAAGGGAAAGAAGCTCTGTATTGGATTCGGATCTTAAGGCAAATATCCATGCATCACAGTCACCAAACACTTCCATTGATACTGAAAGTTTTCAGGAATCTGAAATAGGAAGTGCCAGGGAATTAAACTATGGAACATTGAGGGGCGGTTTTCGCAACAAGGGTTATAGTCGACCACCTTATGTTAAGGGTACATTGAATAGGGTTCAATCTCCACCAGATGACATGTCGATCCAGAATGAAAGATCTTTGCCTACTGTGAGGACTTTAGTCAGTTCGGATTCAAGGGAAGCGAGCACTAGAAACAGAAGTGTGGGTTTGAGAACACAGAGCACTTTTTCTGAGTCTGATAACTTTGAACTGTCTTCAAACTCGCAGCAGCCTCTGACTAGTACTTACGAACCTCGTATTCGGATGGGGCAGAGTGAGAcgaaaaagaaatcaaagacATACTTTGATTCTGATGATAGCAGTTCTGACGATGAACAGCCTAAACAAAATTTAGCTAGTTCTGCTCGTCCTGGTAGCGGAGCATCACGAAGAACATCTGTTCCCTCGAAAACTGCGACTACTCGTACAAAACTTGGATGGAAATCTACTAGAGCTTCTCAGGAGAGTGAAAATGAAGAGGCCTCATCCATGAATAGCTCCGAAAATCGAGCAAGTTCTGAACCTAGATCATCCACCAGTGTGCAACCTTCAAGTTCTCTTCCTAAGAAAGTGATGCAAGATTATGGTGAGGAGCAAGAGGCTTCAAAAGGTGGAAGTTCTGAAGCAGATACTAAGGAGAAGGCTGGTCATGTTCATCCAAAGCTACCTGACTATGACTCCTTTGCTGCTCATTTCATGTCTCTTAGAAAGGGTCGCCAATAAATTTTGTTTGCTTTGCATATTAGTTGCGTAGCCACACTCAGTATATACTATATAGTACTCCTTAGAggttcatcattcttttttcAGCTTGTACTGGTATTGGTATACATAGATGCGTGAGTTTAATATTCAAATTACTTGAGGAACATAGATGTCACATGGTATTTTTGTTGTATAAATTGAGTCACAGAATTCATCAAATATTCTTACGAACCAGCTCtgaaaatacaagaaaaattcatatttcataaGCGATTATAATGCCTAGATGGGTAACTCGGAGACGTGTTAGCAACATAGCATGtatgatgcatgttctcataaCTTTATATATACTAGAATGGGGCTTTATTGTATAATATATTCTAATATTGTTTAGAGATTGATTAGACAATGAGTTTTGTTATACATCTTAGTCTTTTTGGTAATTAAGTTTATTAAGTTGGTCTAAATTCAACAAAACCTACTCAACATTCGGGTGAAAATCACGCcgttcttcttttttatattttttcgtaagcctcttcttcttttttgtattttttttatatttttttgtacgcctcttcttctttctattggtattattgttgttgtgttctatttttgtttcttcttctactcctctTCCTTGTAGTTATTTgttcttctttgtttatttttttcttcttttttgtaattttattctttttaagagagtaaaacaagaacaattataaaaaaattaaaataaaaaaatgaaaaaaaaattaaaaagaagtaGTAGCAGAAaatgaggaggaagaggaggaggaggaggagaaggaggaggagaagtaGTAGCAGaaaatgaggaggaggaggaagaggattATACAGAATTTATCAGAAAAACAACACCAAAATCTCTTAATAAta
The Arachis duranensis cultivar V14167 chromosome 5, aradu.V14167.gnm2.J7QH, whole genome shotgun sequence genome window above contains:
- the LOC107490152 gene encoding uncharacterized protein LOC107490152, giving the protein MSSMLHRSFKPAKCKTALKLAVSRIKLLKNKREAQVRQLKRELAQLLESGQDQTARIRVEHVVREEKTMAAYDLIEIYCELIAARLPMIESQKNCPIDLKEAISSVIFACPRCADLPELVDVRKHLTVKYGKEFASAAVELRPDCGVNRLLVEKLSAKAPDGPTKIKILSAIAEEHNIKWEPKSFGENDVKPSQDLLAGPNTFEKATYAEPSQVHVPAAVRDEKGPPNVQASSQFKPVYDRPTGSDAQNTSDATRKDTGNQSRPSGMSDPKIMPSGTGNQEMHYRDSYSENRSAFPTVKQNWNMEFKDAASAAQAAAESAERASMAARAAAELSSRENVARQRSSESHSSPRSQLRDEVPQEYSFNDDKHLSTGSAYTTFQRGSSGMNNEKINTREQNNSVGMRNEYYRNNQENVTKHVQSASLTSASAFDDEHLSTNSAYSTFHRSSSGMKNEKNSARDQDNMGGAPNEYYRNSQENAMKHVQSASLSSASAFDDNPFASRSQMADINQHHSFEQGSSDFRDVRTKRQESRTEADFVTKLHGDSDVNTEDNYDFGDASTDRKSRQASSSHLISPSDDRNDSLNLSGWGRVSEDVEDRFVTGEGNTMETSSYKDTSVVFDNYGSEDDDYKFEFDEKPNTVFFPSPDSKSHTDSLEKRNSWSHGQDINEEVPIYSSQSKEDMLPVTFDDYDDSDSDSEVNSVNSKVPGNFGYVNSGVDHSTKLGALEGSSSRTDKTAGSDRNPRLLSPSSFGSDTLEEHFERKVDIASVSGKNFGNNDSPTSQPSSRERSSVLDSDLKANIHASQSPNTSIDTESFQESEIGSARELNYGTLRGGFRNKGYSRPPYVKGTLNRVQSPPDDMSIQNERSLPTVRTLVSSDSREASTRNRSVGLRTQSTFSESDNFELSSNSQQPLTSTYEPRIRMGQSETKKKSKTYFDSDDSSSDDEQPKQNLASSARPGSGASRRTSVPSKTATTRTKLGWKSTRASQESENEEASSMNSSENRASSEPRSSTSVQPSSSLPKKVMQDYGEEQEASKGGSSEADTKEKAGHVHPKLPDYDSFAAHFMSLRKGRQ